A stretch of DNA from Spirosoma endbachense:
TTTGAGATTGAGCCAAAGATCGTTTACCTGTCAATCAACAATCTATTTTTCGTACTTTACTTACCAAAGTACAAAACAGTGTAATTTGTAGCCCCTACCCTACAATGGAGTTAGATCATATTTTTATATTTACTCATCAGGCGGAACAGGTCGCTAGCACATTACAATCCTTTGGCTTGAGTGAAGGCACAGCCAATGTCCACCCCGGCCAAGGAACTGCATGTCGGCGCTTCTTTTTTCAGAATGCGTACTTAGAATTAGCCTGGGTGAATAATAAAGATGAAATTAAAAACCCAGTGATCGAACGAACCAAACTGTGGGAAAGATCACAATATAGCCTCACCCAGTTTTGTCCATTTGGCCTTTGTTTCCGAACCAAACAGAAATCTGAACAGTCTATTGACCTATTTTTTGAGGATGGCTGGCGATATTATTCCATTTATTTACCCGAAGGTCAATTTGCCAACATTGCCTCAAATGAGGATTTCCCAACGGAACCTATGCTCTTTGAGATGCCATTTTTTGGCTTGTCTCCGAAAGACTACCCGTTTGAAAAGCAGCAACCATTGACTCATGCAAAGGGATTCCATCAACTGACGAAAGTAGCCTTAACGCTTCCTTCTCCAATCAAGGACTTTTCCCTGGCTCTCAGAAAGGTTCTTCATGAAAGTATGATTCAAGTATCATTTGGTGAGACCTATTTAGCAGCCTTAGAATTTGACGATGGCAAACAAGGTAAACTGAAAGATTTCGATCCTTTGATTCCATTACGTATTACCTGGTAGCAAAGACTTGAGTTCTCTAATGAACAACGGTTCACTATTTTAAAGTACCCGCTTAATTGGCCGCTGCTCCGCGCCGACGGACCGGTACGAATCGGTAAATGCACCCACGAGTCTGTTCAACAACTTGGCTATTTTTAAATGCACAGGTCAGGACCCCCTGTTTATCAACCGGTAACTAAAGAAGGATAGCTAACGGATATTCCGTTTGGTAGCTTACAAGTTGTTTTTATATAAAGCTAACAATCATGAAAATACGTTCAGCTATCAAGAGTGCCTTGGTTTTTACCCTGATCCTTACCTCTGCAAGCCTTCGTGCCCAAAACGTGAAGGACTCAGTGTCTATTCAAGGTATCCTCCAGCAGGAAGACCAAGCTTGGAATAAGGGGGATGCCCCGGCTTACTCTCAGCCATTTTCTACAGATGGTACCTTTACCAATATTGCAGGTATGTTCTTCAAAGGGCATAAAGCATTTTTAGACCAGCACGAGGTGATTTTCAAAAGCTTTTTTAAGAATACGGTCCTAAAACAAAAAATTGTATCCCTCAAATTTGTCCGCTCCGATGTAGCTCTTTTGGAAACCTTATGCCAAGTATCGGGCTTTGCCAAAGAAGGTCTACCTCCCAGACTTCAGTTAGACGCCAAAGGGCAACTTAATACCCGTTTATTGCAGGTATTGGCTAAAGAGGCAGGCGGTTGGAAAGTTGTTTCCTATCACAACGTAGATATAAAACCGGGTACCCCTATTCCTGAATAAGTGGCATAACCACTCCCTGCCTGCTGGTTGTGCTTGTAGGGATTGGTGGCCGTACCAACCGCAAGTATAACTACGCCGAAAGAGTTTATTTAAAAGGTGTCGGCTTACCATGATATTTACTAATACTACTCTTTTCCGTATCATTACATGATTAAATATCAAACCTTTATAGTATTCTGTACTACCTGGTTCCGCAATGACTCGCCCTTTAAACTGAATTATCAGGCTTAAGTTATTTTCACCTAAAAAATATATAAAATGCAAATAACAATCCTGGGTTCAACTGGTCAGGTTGGCAAAGTAGTAATGGCTCAAGCTCTAAAATCCGGATATCAGATTAAGGTACTTGTCAGAGATCCTGAAAAATTGGGTTATTTGAAGGAGAAAGTACACGTAGTTGCTGGAAATTTATTGGACGAAGCATCGGTAGAAAAATCGTTAACAGGAAGCGTTGCGGTAATTAACGTTTCGGGGGCAGTAAAAGAGCCTGATCAACTTAAAAAGTTTAAAAAAATTGGAGACGTCCTGGTAAGTAAAATGAAGCAACAGGGCATAAAAAGGCTTATTAACATTTCTTTGGCAGTAATACAACTGCCTCAAGAAAAATTAGATTTTAAAAGAAAAGCAATAAGAGTTCTTGTCAATCTCTTCTTTAAAGAGAAAAAATTAGTGAATGAGGCAATAATGGCCGCGGTGCTAGAGGAAAAAGACCTTGAATGGACGTTTGTCCGACCAGCCTTTTTTTCGACAAAACCTGGCTCTGGGGTGGTACTAGCTGATGACACAAAAATGCAAGGAACAACAATTATGCTTGAAGACTTAGCAATGTTTTTGGTTCAGCAAATAACGTCTACTGAGTGGATGAAAAAAGCTCCTTTAGTTTCTTCAGGAACAAAGTAATTATATAGGCCACACGTAAGTGCTGCCGCCCCAATTTGACTGCGGCACGAACCTGCTGACGCTGACGACGGCGGGCGACAACGGCAATCTGGTCGAGTTTCAGGTACTAACCTACACCGTACCCGGCAACTGGGCCTCTACTAAGGTGATTACCATTCCGGCCAACAAACGGGCCCAGATGGTGCTTATCCCGGCGCGTCAGCAGAAGACCGACAGCAAAGCCTATGATCAATTAGAGTCGGATTACCAGGTTCCTACCTGAAATGCGCGGACCTCCATTACCATATGAGGTTATTTCTGCCAAGCTTA
This window harbors:
- a CDS encoding VOC family protein; amino-acid sequence: MELDHIFIFTHQAEQVASTLQSFGLSEGTANVHPGQGTACRRFFFQNAYLELAWVNNKDEIKNPVIERTKLWERSQYSLTQFCPFGLCFRTKQKSEQSIDLFFEDGWRYYSIYLPEGQFANIASNEDFPTEPMLFEMPFFGLSPKDYPFEKQQPLTHAKGFHQLTKVALTLPSPIKDFSLALRKVLHESMIQVSFGETYLAALEFDDGKQGKLKDFDPLIPLRITW
- a CDS encoding SgcJ/EcaC family oxidoreductase; this encodes MKIRSAIKSALVFTLILTSASLRAQNVKDSVSIQGILQQEDQAWNKGDAPAYSQPFSTDGTFTNIAGMFFKGHKAFLDQHEVIFKSFFKNTVLKQKIVSLKFVRSDVALLETLCQVSGFAKEGLPPRLQLDAKGQLNTRLLQVLAKEAGGWKVVSYHNVDIKPGTPIPE
- a CDS encoding NAD(P)-dependent oxidoreductase, with protein sequence MQITILGSTGQVGKVVMAQALKSGYQIKVLVRDPEKLGYLKEKVHVVAGNLLDEASVEKSLTGSVAVINVSGAVKEPDQLKKFKKIGDVLVSKMKQQGIKRLINISLAVIQLPQEKLDFKRKAIRVLVNLFFKEKKLVNEAIMAAVLEEKDLEWTFVRPAFFSTKPGSGVVLADDTKMQGTTIMLEDLAMFLVQQITSTEWMKKAPLVSSGTK